The genome window AGCCGCATCTCAACCCGCTCGAAGACGTTGTTTACGTGGGGGTCATCCTTTCGATCGGGAGAACCGCCCTGGACGGTTCCGCGGGCTCGAGGGGACGGCCCCACGATCCCCGTCACTTCGATCTGCGGGAACCGGCCGGCGTCGGCCTGATCTTTCTTGGCCATCGCCGCCTCAGCGCCCCTCTGCATCTGGTGTATCTCAGGGCTCGTGGTCAGAGTGCGCTGGATCAGATCCTTCAGGTTGTAGACCGCCTTCGGTGCCGGCGACTGTGCGAATGTCGGCTGCGCGACAGCCGCCGTTGTCATGAGCGCCAGGGGCAACACGATCCAGCGTGTCTGTCCCGCTCGGCCTGCATTCATCATGAGCGCCTCCTTCGAGATCAGTGATTCGACGTAAGCTTACAGGTTACTCTTTCGATCAGAGCTTACCGAAAATATAATTCGAGATAAGTTGTTCGATGTCTATGGGGTCTTCGGTATCTCGAAGCTTACCACCCGGCTGGACCACCGTGTCGGAACCGCCAGGCGTAATCCGCACGTATTTCTCACCGATCAACCCCTTTGTCCGAATCGAGACGATCGCGTCATCCTGAAGCTTGACATCAGGATCGATGCTCATGGCCACGCGGGCTCGATAGCTGTCCAGTCCGATCTTTTTCACTCGACCGACCTCAACCCCGGCAATCTCGACGACCGCCCCACTCTTCAGACCGGCCACTGAGTCAAACTCGGCGACGACAGTATACCCTCGGTCACCAACCACCTCAAGTTTGCCGAGCCTGATTGAAAGGTATGCTAACGCGAGGATCCCCACCACCACGAATAGCCCCACCAGCGTTTCCATGGTCAATCGCTTCATTGATCTGACTCTCCGTCTTGATACTCTATGTATCCTGCGAACATTATCAGGACCTCCGCAGTAGATCGCTCTGCCTACTCCGGACCAGTCTGGCCATTACTGGCGCCGGTTAGAAACTGCCTGACGACAGGATTGGCGGAGGCCATGATCACCCCCGGACTGTCGTGCTCCACAATGACCCCCTCATGGAGCATCGCGACCGTCTGAGCGATGTCGAAAATCTCCGGGATGTCGTGACTGACCACCACCGCGGTAAAGCCGAAGCGCTTATGGGCGTCGACAATCAGCCGATGGACCGAGTTCAGCAGAATCGGATCGAGACCGGTCGTCGGCTCGTCAAAAAGGATGATCTCCGGATCATGGACCAAGGCACGAGCCAAGGCAGCCCGCTTTTTCATTCCCCCGCTCAGTTCCGCAGGATATTTGTGCGTCATATCAGCGAGCCCCACGGCCTCCAACCGTTTCATCGTACGCCGGGCAACCTCGTCTTCCGGCAGCCGGGTTTTTTCTCGGAGCGGAAAGGCCACATTGTCAAATACCGTCAGAGAGTCAAACAGCGCACACCCCTGGAATAGTACGCCGAACTTCTCACGCACGGCATCCAAGGCCTTGCCGCGGAGTCGGCAGAGGTCGGTCCCGTCGACCAATACCTGACCGCTGTCCGGCCGCATAAGGCCGATGAGGTGTTTGAGCAGGACGCTTTTGCCGCCTCCGCTGCGCCCGATAATGGCCGTCACCTGCCCTTTAGGGATGATCAGATTCACCCCCTTGAGCACCTGTTGCCGGTCAAAGCTCTTATAGAGATTAACGAGCTGGATCATCCAATTTAAAACAGGACCGCGGTCATGAAGTAATTCCAGACCAGCACCAGGACCGCCGAGAGGACGACAGCTTCTGTGGTTGCTTTTCCCACGCCCTCGGCCCCATACCCGGTATAAAACCCCTTGTAGGTGCAGACCCAGGTGACAATAAGGCCGAAGCTCAACGACTTCAGGAAGCCGCCCCGTATGTCACTCATCTCCACCATGTTGCGCATCTCGGAAAAATAGGTACCGGCGCCGACACCGAGCAGCTTGACGCCGACAAGATAACCACCAAAGATCCCGACGACATCGAAGATCGCCGTCAGAAGAGGAACCGCGATCAGCCCCGCGACAACCTTCGGAACGACCAGGTATTTCATGGGGTTCACGGCCATCGCCTCCATGGCGTCGATCTGTTCGGTAATCCGCATGATACCGATCTCGGCAGCAGAAGCCGATCCGGCCCGCGCCGCGACCATCAGGGCCGCCATTACCGGCCCCAACTCTCGGATCAGGCTCAGGCCGACGGCCGGACCAAGCAACGCCTCAGACCCGAACTTTCGAAGCGTGTAGTATCCCTGAAGTCCCAACACCATCCCGCTGAAGGCCGCAGTCAGCAGAATAATGGAACTGGACTTCACCCCGATAAAATAGATCTGACCGATGACACGTCTGAATTTCAATGGTGGCAGGACCGTCCAGAAACCGGTAGAGCCTAGAAAGATGGCCATTTGTCCCATGGTCTGGACCTGCTTGAGAACCGTGCGTCCAACAACCTCTAACGGGTTGCCCATACTCTACTCCAAGGGAGATTCTCGGCGCGTTGACAAAGGAACCGACAGCTTTGTAGAATTGCATACGCTCCCCCAGTTGTCAATTATTTCCTATCGTTCGATAATTGAATCGATAGTCTGTTTTTGTACCTGAATGTCTCCGAAACTCGGCCATCAGCATTTGAGGATCACCGCCCGTTGTGACGCAGTACGCACGACCGGAAGATCACCGTGGTATCGAAATCTTTGGCTATTTATTATACAATGTGGATCAGGTTCAGGATGTGATGTCCAGTCCAGGAGATGACGTTGAGCATGACAATCATCCAGACTATTTTAACAACGTGCGGCCGTCTAACACGCAGGCCACGTCATCGGACTCGGCATACGCTCGTCGGCCTTGCAGGGTTACTGCTAGGACTTATATCGATGACGTCCGATGCGAACCCTGTCCCCAATCCGGCCAACATTCCCCTGCCCATCAACGGGACGACGGATGAGAAGGGGATTCCGGTCGGCTGGGACCTGGAACTCTACGAAAATCATCCCGACATCAAGCTTGAACCGTTTAAGAATGGCCGATTCGCTATCCGGCTCGCAAGCCATGAAAGCTCCTTCGGGCTGCACAAGGTAATCGAGGTAGACCTGAAGGAGTTTCCGATACTGACCTGGTGGTGGAAAGTGGACCGCCTTCCTGAGTCGGGCGACGCCCGCGCAAAGGATACCAATGACCAGGCCGCCCAGGTCTATGTGGTCTTTCCCCATCCATTGTTCAAAATGCGAAGTCCTACGTTGGGCTATTACTGGGACAGTAACGCCCCGGTAGGAACCATCGCTGATGGGTATTCCCCCGTCACCCCTAACAAGAATATTGTCCTGCGGAGCGGAAAGCAGCAGTTGGGCCGATGGGTGCAGGAGCGTCGAAATGTTGCGGAAGACTACGCGCGGCTGTTCGGCAAAAACTCGCTCCCCAAAGTGGGGCGTGTCGCCATCTGGATCAACACCCAGCACACCAAGTCAACCGCTCAGGCGTCCTTCGCCGACCTCCAATTCCAACGAGCCAATTAGTGTAGTACCCCGTAAATCCCTTTACGGCACTCGTCATTCCGGGCTTGACCCGGAATCCAGTCTTTACACACTGGATTCCCGCTTTCGCAGGAAATACTGCTTTGGAATGAATGCAAAGAGGTGTCAGGTACAGCATACTGGGTGGTAACCTTCGCCACCCAGTGCATATTTTCATCTCGACCGCAAGCTTGGGTTGCCGGTCGAACTCGTACGTAATCGACTTGGGCGAGTCGACTTGTTCCTTATCGTTCGCTTGGGCTTCTTGGCAAAGCGAATGTTGGCCTCCGTGGTGTCCTCAGCCACGTCCGCGAAGCTCTGTCTCTCCCAATATGCCGCCGCCGCTTGGTCGGTCTGTAACCGCGGAATGCGCTTCTTGGTCATTTCCCCCTCCTTCGAAGATGCACCCGCTCCTTCGTATCCATATCACGCGCCCGGGTGGCGGTCAGGTAGGCGTCTAAGCTGACTCGCTCTCCTGGGGCCCGCCGGGCCTCGAAGGCGTCCAGCGCATCCTGCAGGTCCTCCAGTTCTTCAAGCAGCCGGTTGTAAGCATCCAAGCTCAGCAAAACCGCCGCCCCCTTACCGTGCTGGGTGAGGATAGCCGGGCCTTTCTTCAGCGCAGCCAGGACCTCTGCTTGCCGTTTCCGCAGGTCTGAAATCGGGATGACCTCTCTGACTCTCATCGACTCACCCTCCTGTGGGAGCATATTTCACCTTAAAGTGCTACATGTTCAGGAGCTTGTCAAGACGCATTGCAAAGGGTAGATGAATATCAGACCAGGTAAAAGGGAGGGAGGTGGCGAAATACCACAGATCCGAGTGCCAGCCGATTGTCACTAACGGCAGCCCATGATATCCTTCAGTCACGATCATGTGCTAAGTTATTTGTTGGTTCGTACTCGAGAGCTGGCTCCCCTGGCGGGTTCGCACCATTGACCGTGAAGGGAACGAGGAACGTATGAAGTTTCTTGTGGTCTTAGAAGTCGGGGAGGACGGCTACATCGTGGCCGAGTGCCCCGCCTTGCCGGGCTGCGTCTCCCAGGGGCCGACCGAGGAGGAAGCCCTGGCAAATATCCGGGAGGCAATTCAGGGGATTGTGGCAGTTCGACAGAAACACGGCCTACCAATCCCTGAAGAGCGCGTAGTCGAGATCGCGGTCCCGGCCTAGTGGCGCGAACCTCCCGGTCATCTTAGGGTCATTTCCTCTGCCTCCGCTCTACAGTCCCCGGTAGCTCTCTCGGCGGTGCTTAACTCGTAAGACTTCGACCGTGCGCGCCTTGCCGTCAATATCGTAGAGACCCCTGATATCACCCACCCGGATCCGCCAAGCCCTGGTACGGAGTTTCCTGCAACCTTTCGGTCTCGGGATATGGGTTAAGTTGATCAGCGCATCCTTGACCCTCGTCCAAGTCTTGCCCCTAAGCCGGTCCAGGTCTCGTTGCGCCCTAGGACCGAGCATCAGCCGGTGCACGGGCTGCTCGCTCCGCTCTTCCACTCTTGGCAATCGCATTTGATGCTCCTCCTTTCTTAGAGGAGGATAACTGCCTTGCTACAGGAAGTCACACATCGATAGACTTGTACGGGCCTGCAGATGCGCTCTAGGTACGCATCCGCAGCGAGTTGCACTACCACAAAAAGTAGGTGAATTTGTACCGGGCGCTAGCGGGACAAGTCAGACTTCCGAGATGCGATTCGACGAGTGTGTCCAGCGTTGCGGCGTTGAGGGCGGTTCCAGTGCCGGGCTGTACACTGCGGCGAACAGCGCAGCTTGGTTCCATTGCGCGTCTGGTCGATGAAATACAGCGTACAGGTGCGACACCGGCGCAGGCGTGAGGCCCATCGGCTAAGGAGGAGGTCGGAAAATTCAGTGAAGTAGACGTCAGTGGCTCCGCCTGGCCTGAGTAGCCATGCCGGAATGAACCGCTCCACTGTCCATGAGACTTGCGGGATGGCCCAAATCTCGTGATCTATAGTGAGCCGGTTAAAGGCGTCCGCCACGGCCTCCCCTGGGCCATTCTCGATCAACAGGTTCGCCACGGCACATAGAGGCTTATAGAAGTCTGTCGGCTCGTGCCACTGCTCCGGCTTTACCTTCGCTCGCACGTCTTTGGAGAGTGTGGCGCGGAGCCCGACCTTCTTGGGCGGTACTGGATCCACGGCAATCACCATAGCGGGCTGCCACGGAGATCGCATGTTCCGAGTAAGGCTACGATTCGACTTCCTAAGTGCGTCACGGAAGTGTTCTTGCCATCGGGCTTCGTTACCACGATTGAGCAAGGCAAGGAGGAGATCATAGCGGATATTGGGGTCACGTATCGCTTTTCGCATGCGCCGTTCTATCGGACGCTCGACAAGAAGGGTTCGCGTCCAGAGCCATGTGGCATATTGGCCTCTTCATGCCGTGAAATCTGGCGCGCGAAGGAAGGCGGTAATCTTTATGGGTGAGACAGGAGATCACCTCCATCTTCCGATCCGCGCAGCGAGAAAAGCTATTCCAACAGCGAAAAAGGCTACGATGTGAGACCGTTCTGGGAAGTATGTTTCCTCAACGAGTTGAACAATAAACCCCACAGACGCCAGACCGATAAGGTATCCAATCACTATTCCGACGCCACCAGCGATGAAGGTCTCGATCACCGACTTCAAAGTCCTTGATAATCTTTCCTTACCGGTTGAGGCCAGTTCCAGCCGCCTACAGCTCCACCACCCATACGTACATAGGAACGCACCAAGAAGAGCGAATGTGTGTAGGATGTTAGACCTGTTTGCACCTACACCTGCAAAGTAGAAATCCAAAATGGTTCCGACAACGTTTTCACCGATCGAGTATCCAATCACAAGGCCGCAGGCACCGCGAGCGAGCGCATTTAATATCTTCCCTCACACCCTTTGAGATCGATCCGGTCGCTTTTCCGCGATCGTCCTCCTCGTCTGGTTTCAGATCTCCCATTTCTCTATTCCTTATCGTGCTCTCCCGCCGGGCTCGCAGTTTTGAGGTTATCGTTCGTTCCTCTCCGTCGGCTTGTGACAAATTCACTCCAAGAAGTCCAGTTCCTCCCTCATGGCGGTATCAATCTTTTTCAACGCATCGACAGGCCAACGCTGCAATCGAATACGCATAGCCTGAGGGGAGACGAGATACTTCCGGCTCAGTCGATCTATGATGTAGCGTTTGACGGCTTCGGGATTCGCAAACCCCACGCGACGAACCATCTCCGGATACAGTCGGTGGGCATCCTCAAGGACAGGAGCTGGAGGGATCAGTAACGCCGACGCGAGCCACTTCGCGTTTCGGTCAATTTCGTGGTATCGCTCCCATTCATGAAGCTGAATGGCCTCTTCCACTGACGTTACCGTTTCCAACACGTTCCGATGAAGCTTCAGGTGAGCAAACTCTTCAGCGACTGTGAAGCGATAGAAAGAGAGATTACCGTCCGCGACCTCCCCATCGACCAGGATGGTAAAGCGGGCCTCTTGAGGGTGGCTGATCACCGCGCCCGCGACGCCGTGGACCGCTCGCAATCCGGGCAGGTAGTCAAGGATCGTGTCCGGTTCCTGCTCCACGATGTAGTCGATATCGATTGGGATTGTGAGCCCAGGCCAGCGTTCTTCTAAGAGGAGTTTGGCAATCTGCTCCAGTCTGGGAATAGAATAGGCGGGAACGTCCTCGGTCCTCACCGTTGGGGCTTTCCGAGGCGCTGGTTGATATAGTCCGTCAACCTGGCCAAGTCCTCTCGGGTGAGCCGTTTATTTTCAATCGTACGAAGGAGCACCGGAATCCCTGGGGTCTTCGCGGCGAAGGCGGCGACATCCGGCGGCAAGGCAGGCTGTTTGTGCGCGACCGCGAGATCAAACAATCGCGTGCGCTCCTTGGATCCCTCGGGGAGGCCGAGGGTGTCGGCAATGTTCGCCAGCATCGCGGGATCTTGCGGAGGAGGTACTCGACCATGTTCCACATTGCTGAGGTTAGACGGCTGCATGTCGATCGCCTCAGCAAAGCTACGGAGGCCATACCCCGCTTTGAGCCGGCACTCTCGAAGATATGTTCCAAAAGTCAGATGGGTAACCATCGCCTCCTCCTCTCGTACGACTGTTATATTACATATATAACTATAGGCCTGAGGAGGTGACGTGTCAAGGGTGTGTCGATGGCTTGCCGAAATGCTGGCGGAGGCGTGTGAGGGTCGAACTCACCAACCCGGTATTAGCGGGTACGCTGGTTTTGAAGACCAGGAGGGCCACCGGGCCCATTCCGCCTCCAACATGCGATAACAACCTGACAGCGCTTCGCTGGTCTGGTCAGCACGGCAGACTGGCGTCCTGAATTGGAAAGCAGTGCGGATCAGCCACCCCTCACCCCCGCCCTCTCCCCCAAATGGGGCGAGGGGGTCTTGTGTTGCGGACTTCAGGTGCGGGGGGGTGCTATGCCGGATGCCAAGTGAGGGGGCGGCCGCCCAACAGGTGGAGGTGCAAGTGATAGACCGCCTGTCCGCCCTCGCTGTTACAATTGATTACGACGCGGAAGCCCCGATCCGCGATCCCGACCTGTCTCGCGATCCGGTTCGCCACCAACAGCAGATGCCCAAGCAGCCGATCATCAGCCTCGTTCGCATCGACGAGTGTCGCAATGTGCTGACGGGGCACAATCAAGATGTGGACAGGCGCCTTCGGGTGAATATCTTCAAAGGCGACAGACTGCTCGTCCTCATAGACAATCTTCCCCGGCCGCTCACGCTTGGCAATCTGACAAAAGAGACAGGTCTCCACGCCCTCGCCCTATCGATACTCCGCCTTGCTCTTTTTTCCGTAACGCTTACGCAGTTCCCGGGCGACCTCTGACGGCGCGATCCCGTGATGCCCCAGCAGGACCAGCGCGTGAAACCAGAGGTCTGCGGCTTCGTAGATAATCTCCTCCGGGTTCCCATTCTTGGAGGCCACCACCAACTCGGTCGCCTCTTCTCCAACCTTCTTGAGGATCTGATCCTGTCCTTTGCTGAATAGGCCTGAGACGTACGAATCTGGTTGTGGTCTCGCCTGCCGATCCTTGATGACGTCGAAGATCTGCTGGAGAATCGCAAGACTTCCGCCGTAGACCGCCTCGGGATCGAACTGCTGCTGCGTCAACTCCGCCGACGCCTCAGGAGAGGGATGCAGGCGACGGAAAAAACAGGATCGTCGGCCGGTATGACATGCCGCCACCACCTGCTCGACCTTGATGAGCAGGGCGTCCTCATCACAGTCAAAATAGATTTCGTATACCCGCTGGATGTGGCCGGACTCCTCCCCTTTTTGCCAGATACGCTGTCTCGAACGGCTGTAGAAATGCGTAAGGCCCGTCTCCAGCGTCATCTGCAGCGACTGTTGATTCATATACGCCAGCATCAGGACCTGGCCGTTCTCGGCGTCCTGTACAATGGCCGGGATCAGTCCCGAATCGTCGAACCGAAGTTGCGTGAGGTCGAATGCTTTCATAATCGCTTAATCCCGCACCGGGACGCCGCGCCCACGCAGGTACGCCTTCGCATCCTGGATCGCGTATTTACGAAAATGAAAGATCGAGGCGGCCAACACGGCGTCAGCCCCCCCGATAACCAATGCATCATACAGATGATCCAGCGTGCCGGCTCCCCCCGACGCAATGACCGGGATCGTCACGGCATCCGCCACCGCGCGTGTGAGGGCAAGATCGTAGCCGTCCTTCGTCCCATCCCTGTCCATGCTGGTCAGCAGGATCTCCCCGGCCCCGAGCGCCTCCCCCTGTCTCGCCCATGCGACCACATCCAGTCCGGTCGGTGTCCGGCCGCCGTGGGTGTACACCTGCCAGCGGGGTTTCGGGTTTCGGGTTTCTGGTTTCGGGTCCTTTGAAAGATCGACCCCACCCGCATCTGCCAACGCAGAACTCGAAACTTGACCCTCGACACTATCACTGGCCCGCTTCGCATCGATGGCGAGGACAATGCATTGACTCCCGAACCGCATCGCCGCCTCGGTCAGCAGTTCCGGACGCTGGACCGCCGCCGTGTTAAGTGAGACCTTGTCGGCGCCTGCCAGCAGTAGCGCCCGGATATCCTCGACGACCCGGACCCCGCCGCCGACCGTGAGGGGCGTAAAGGTCATGTCGGCTGTCCGGCGGACCACATCAAGCAGGATATCCCGTCGCTCATAGGAGGCGGTAATATCCAGGAAGACCAGTTCGTCGGCCTCTTGCTGGTCATACAACGCCGCTACCTCAGCCGGATCGCCCGCATCGCGGAGATCGACAAATCGCGTTCCTTTGACAACGCGTCCGTCTTTGACGTCGAGGCACGGAATGATTCGCTTGGCCAGCATGGTTTATCTCGCCGCCGCGATCGCGTCCTTCAGTGAGAATCTACCCTCGTAGAGCGCCTTCCCGACCAGGGCCCCAATGACGATAGAAGGCTCAAGTATCGCAAGCCTCCTGACATCATCGAGTGTTCCAATCCCACCGGACGCGATGATCGGGTGGCGAGTCGCCTCAGCCATCCGGCGCAGGGCGTCCAGGTTCGGTCCTGTGAGCATCCCATCCCGCTCGATATCAGTATAGATGATCGCCGCCAGCGGCAGGTCGGCCGCTCGTATTGCCAGATCGGCCGCAAGCAGTTCGGTGGCCTCCGCCCAGCCCCGGACCGCGACCTTACCGTTTTTGGCATCGATTCCAAGGATAATACGACCTGGATAGGTTTCGGCAGCCTCCCTCAGGAGTCCCGCATTTTCGATGGCAGCCGTCCCAAGAACAGCCCGCTCCACGCCTGAGGCCAACGCCTGCTCCAGGGCGGCCAAGGTTCGCAATCCGCCGCCAAGCTGCACAGGAATTGTGATCGAGCGGGCCACCTGGGCCACAACGGCAAGTTGCTGCGGCGTTCCGGCAAACGCGCCGTCAAGATCGACCAGGTGCAGGATCGACGCCCCCTCGTCCTCCCACCTCTTGGCCATCGCAACCGGATCGTCGGAATAGGCGATTTGACGCGAGGGATCGCCCTGTGACAATCGAACAACCTGGCCCCCT of Candidatus Methylomirabilis lanthanidiphila contains these proteins:
- a CDS encoding ABC transporter substrate-binding protein, whose translation is MKRLTMETLVGLFVVVGILALAYLSIRLGKLEVVGDRGYTVVAEFDSVAGLKSGAVVEIAGVEVGRVKKIGLDSYRARVAMSIDPDVKLQDDAIVSIRTKGLIGEKYVRITPGGSDTVVQPGGKLRDTEDPIDIEQLISNYIFGKL
- a CDS encoding organic solvent ABC transporter ATP-binding protein, whose translation is MIQLVNLYKSFDRQQVLKGVNLIIPKGQVTAIIGRSGGGKSVLLKHLIGLMRPDSGQVLVDGTDLCRLRGKALDAVREKFGVLFQGCALFDSLTVFDNVAFPLREKTRLPEDEVARRTMKRLEAVGLADMTHKYPAELSGGMKKRAALARALVHDPEIILFDEPTTGLDPILLNSVHRLIVDAHKRFGFTAVVVSHDIPEIFDIAQTVAMLHEGVIVEHDSPGVIMASANPVVRQFLTGASNGQTGPE
- a CDS encoding ABC transporter permease, with the translated sequence MGNPLEVVGRTVLKQVQTMGQMAIFLGSTGFWTVLPPLKFRRVIGQIYFIGVKSSSIILLTAAFSGMVLGLQGYYTLRKFGSEALLGPAVGLSLIRELGPVMAALMVAARAGSASAAEIGIMRITEQIDAMEAMAVNPMKYLVVPKVVAGLIAVPLLTAIFDVVGIFGGYLVGVKLLGVGAGTYFSEMRNMVEMSDIRGGFLKSLSFGLIVTWVCTYKGFYTGYGAEGVGKATTEAVVLSAVLVLVWNYFMTAVLF
- a CDS encoding prevent-host-death family protein encodes the protein MRVREVIPISDLRKRQAEVLAALKKGPAILTQHGKGAAVLLSLDAYNRLLEELEDLQDALDAFEARRAPGERVSLDAYLTATRARDMDTKERVHLRRRGK
- a CDS encoding Plasmid stabilization system, producing the protein MRLPRVEERSEQPVHRLMLGPRAQRDLDRLRGKTWTRVKDALINLTHIPRPKGCRKLRTRAWRIRVGDIRGLYDIDGKARTVEVLRVKHRRESYRGL
- a CDS encoding Helix-turn-helix domain protein — translated: MVTHLTFGTYLRECRLKAGYGLRSFAEAIDMQPSNLSNVEHGRVPPPQDPAMLANIADTLGLPEGSKERTRLFDLAVAHKQPALPPDVAAFAAKTPGIPVLLRTIENKRLTREDLARLTDYINQRLGKPQR
- a CDS encoding HIT-like protein, whose translation is METCLFCQIAKRERPGKIVYEDEQSVAFEDIHPKAPVHILIVPRQHIATLVDANEADDRLLGHLLLVANRIARQVGIADRGFRVVINCNSEGGQAVYHLHLHLLGGRPLTWHPA
- a CDS encoding phosphoribosyl-ATP pyrophosphatase, which translates into the protein MKAFDLTQLRFDDSGLIPAIVQDAENGQVLMLAYMNQQSLQMTLETGLTHFYSRSRQRIWQKGEESGHIQRVYEIYFDCDEDALLIKVEQVVAACHTGRRSCFFRRLHPSPEASAELTQQQFDPEAVYGGSLAILQQIFDVIKDRQARPQPDSYVSGLFSKGQDQILKKVGEEATELVVASKNGNPEEIIYEAADLWFHALVLLGHHGIAPSEVARELRKRYGKKSKAEYR
- a CDS encoding imidazole glycerol phosphate synthase produces the protein MLAKRIIPCLDVKDGRVVKGTRFVDLRDAGDPAEVAALYDQQEADELVFLDITASYERRDILLDVVRRTADMTFTPLTVGGGVRVVEDIRALLLAGADKVSLNTAAVQRPELLTEAAMRFGSQCIVLAIDAKRASDSVEGQVSSSALADAGGVDLSKDPKPETRNPKPRWQVYTHGGRTPTGLDVVAWARQGEALGAGEILLTSMDRDGTKDGYDLALTRAVADAVTIPVIASGGAGTLDHLYDALVIGGADAVLAASIFHFRKYAIQDAKAYLRGRGVPVRD
- a CDS encoding 1-(5-phosphoribosyl)-5-[(5-phosphoribosylamino)methylideneamino] imidazole-4-carboxamide isomerase; the protein is MLVIPAIDLKGGQVVRLSQGDPSRQIAYSDDPVAMAKRWEDEGASILHLVDLDGAFAGTPQQLAVVAQVARSITIPVQLGGGLRTLAALEQALASGVERAVLGTAAIENAGLLREAAETYPGRIILGIDAKNGKVAVRGWAEATELLAADLAIRAADLPLAAIIYTDIERDGMLTGPNLDALRRMAEATRHPIIASGGIGTLDDVRRLAILEPSIVIGALVGKALYEGRFSLKDAIAAAR